One genomic region from Diabrotica undecimpunctata isolate CICGRU chromosome 9, icDiaUnde3, whole genome shotgun sequence encodes:
- the LOC140449418 gene encoding uncharacterized protein — protein sequence MSSFNRQGGGGSTFRSRENLSNGGGNDRFGGGRSGGGGGGFKGGSGGYRGNDSGGGGFRSGGGGGRGGGGGFRSGGGGGGGFRSGGGGGGGRFGGRGGSGGGRGPQGNRLYRPQWDNIQLRPFKKDFYVPHPAVANRSHYEVEQYRRAKEITIEGKVPNPIQHFEEASFPDYVMKEISKQGYEYPTPIQAQGWPIALSGLDLVGIAQTGSGKTLAYILPAIVHINNQPAISSGDGPIALVLAPTRELAQQIQQVASDFGNSTYVRNTCIFGGAPKGPQARDLERGVEICIATPGRLIDFLEKGTTNLERCTYLVLDEADRMLDMGFEPQIRKILEQIRPDRQTLMWSATWPKEVKKLAADFLKDYVQINIGSLQLSANHNILQIVDVCQEYEKEFKLNQLLQEIANNSDPDSKVLIFVETKKKAEAVSRTVRRSGLQAVCMHGDKSQQERDFVLNEFRNGKSTILVATDVAARGLDVEGIKYVVNYDYPNSSEDYIHRIGRTGRSDASGTSYAFFTPSNSRQARDLLSVLKEANQVINPKLADIANRPGSFGKGGGFSKFGGRDRMGGGRGGGGRGGGGGSRGGGRGGLGGRSGGAAGGRSGGFGSGGGRSGGFGSSGGRSGGGGLGGDSGEGGFRSRDTSTGRPSRFSAAGGGSGATGGGGSIGGGRMGGGLGGGSGSRMGSGPAGGSRASNGFASRAAPY from the exons GTCATCTTTTAACAGACAAGGAGGCGGTGGTAGCACATTCAGAAGCCGTGAAAATCTCTCAAATGGAGGAGGTAACGATAGATTTGGCGGTGGTCGTAGCGGCGGAGGAGGTGGGGGTTTCAAAGGCGGCAGTGGTGGATACCGCGGAAATGATAGTGGCGGCGGCGGTTTCAGAAGTGGCGGAGGAGGTGGCCGAGGTGGCGGCGGAGGATTCAGAAGTGGCGGCGGTGGGGGAGGTGGATTTAGAAGTGGCGGCGGTGGAGGAGGAGGTCGTTTTGGCGGCAGAGGAGGAAGTGGTGGTGGTAGAGGGCCCCAGGGTAACCGCCTCTACAGACCACAATGGGACAATATCCAACTACGTCCATTTAAGAAAGATTTTTATGTTCCTCATCCAGCAGTAGCTAATAGATCACATTATGAAGTAGAACAATACCGCCGAGCCAAAGAAATTACAATAGAAGGTAAAGTTCCAAATCCCATACAGCATTTCGAGGAAGCCTCCTTTCCTGATTATGTAATGAAGGAAATTAGCAAACAGGGCTATGAATATCCTACTCCAATTCAAGCTCAAGGTTGGCCTATAGCTTTGAGTGGATTAGATTTAGTTGGAATTGCCCAAACTGGCTCTGGTAAAACTCTTGCTTATATTCTTCCAGCTATAGTACATATTAATAATCAACCAGCTATATCTAGTGGGGATGGACCCATAGCACTAGTTCTAGCCCCAACAAGAGAATTAGCTCAACAGATCCAACAAGTTGCCAGTGATTTTGGCAATTCCACATACGTTAGAAATACCTGCATATTTGGAGGAGCCCCCAAAGGACCACAAGCCCGTGATTTAGAAAGAGGAGTTGAAATTTGTATAGCCACTCCAGGTCGTTTAATCGATTTCCTTGAAAAAGGAACTACAAACCTTGAGAGATGTACCTACTTGGTACTTGATGAAGCTGACAGAATGTTGGACATGGGTTTCGAGCCTCAAATTCGTAAAATTTTGGAGCAGATCCGGCCTGACAGGCAGACTTTGATGTGGTCTGCAACATGGCCCAAGGAGGTCAAAAAATTAGCTGCGGATTTCCTGAAAGACTACGTCCAGATCAACATTGGATCTCTACAGCTCTCTGCCAACCACAATATTCTTCAGATCGTCGACGTTTGCCAGGAGTATGAGAAGGAATTTAA GCTAAACCAACTTCTCCAAGAAATAGCAAATAACAGTGATCCCGATTCCAAAGTTTTAATTTTCGTCGAAACCAAAAAGAAAGCTGAAGCTGTGTCTAGAACAGTAAGAAGAAGCGGCTTACAAGCTGTTTGCATGCATGGAGACAAGAGCCAACAAGAGAGAGACTTTGTACTCAATGAGTTCAGAAATGGAAAATCCACAATTTTAGTTGCTACAGATGTGGCTGCTAGAGGATTAG ATGTGGAGGGAATAAAATATGTAGTCAACTATGATTACCCCAATTCTTCCGAAGACTACATCCACAGAATAGGCAGAACCGGACGTTCAGACGCCTCTGGTACTTCTTATGCCTTTTTCACACCGTCTAACTCGAGACAGGCCAGAGATCTTCTGTCTGTGCTAAAGGAAGCCAATCAG GTTATCAATCCCAAACTAGCCGACATAGCAAACCGACCTGGCAGCTTCGGCAAAGGCGGAGGCTTCAGCAAATTCGGTGGCAGAGACCGCATGGGAGGCGGCCGTGGCGGAGGTGGTCGTGGAGGCGGCGGAGGAAGCCGCGGAGGTGGTCGTGGCGGTCTTGGTGGCCGAAGCGGTGGAGCAGCCGGAGGTAGAAGCGGCGGTTTCGGTTCTGGTGGTGGTCGAAGCGGCGGTTTTGGTTCGAGTGGCGGTCGAAGCGGCGGCGGAGGTCTCGGAGGTGATTCTGGAGAAGGCGGATTTAGATCTAG AGATACTAGTACGGGACGACCTTCGAGGTTTAGTGCAGCCGGAGGCGGCAGTGGAGCTACCGGTGGTGGTGGTAGCATCGGCGGTGGCCGAATGGGCGGAGGTCTTGGAGGCGGAAGTGGTAGTCGCATGGGAAGCGGTCCTGCTGGTGGTAGCAGAGCTAGTAATGGGTTCGCGAGTCGAGCAGCAC CCTACTAA